Proteins encoded within one genomic window of uncultured Sphingopyxis sp.:
- a CDS encoding isopeptide-forming domain-containing fimbrial protein: protein MTLTDTLGTGLDFTAVTDAGAFTCNAANPLVCTLPAGTAVGTYSLTYTATVNASATGTVSNAVLGSGPDSPTCIGDCDIDTPVIAPAVTYAKTASTAGPVSSGDVITFTLTTTVANSQTTSDVVLLTDTLGTGLDFTAVVSAGAYSVDASGAPVVRFTLPAGTGPGTYSVVYTATVNASATGTVSNVVVGSGNDNPTCTTQCGTDTPVEDSSVTYSKSANATQVKVGDVISYTLTATVANSATTGVVTLTDTLGTGLDFTAVTSAGIFTCNAANPLVCTLPAGTVPGTYSLTYTATVNASATGSVTNAVRGSGPDNPSCTGSCDTDTPVIAPAVSYAKTADTAGPVSTGDVITFTLTTTVANSQTTSDIVLLTDTLGTGLDFTAVVSAGAYTVDASGAPIVRFTLPAGSGPGTYSVVYTATVNAAATGMVSNVVVGSGGDNPTCTTQCGTDTPVADPVVTYAKSVSAPGTPVHVGDVLTYTLTATVASSPTRAILTLTDTLGAGLDFTAVTDAGAFTCNAANPLVCTLPAGTAVGTYSLTYTATVNASATGTVNNAVVGSGGDTPTCAGSCSTETPVENPTVTYAKSVTAPAATVSVGDVLTYTLTATITNSPTTAVLTLTDTMGEGLDFTAVTNAGAFACNAANPLVCTLPAGTAPGTYSLTYTATVNASATGSVTNAVAGTGDDNPTCAGNCGTDTPLAAPAVTYAKSVAGPAEVKAGDVLTYTLTATVTNSATTAILTLTDTLGTGLDFTAVTDAGVFTCNAANPLICTLPAGTAPGTYSLTYTATVNAQASGSVTNTVVGTGDNTPTCAGNCGTDTPVAAPVISVVKSADPAAGETVQVGQTINYSLVATVANGATTEPLTLVDTPDPGLTIVSMPAGCVATGGEITCTLPAGTPVGTHSLTYTATVNDQAGEMVRNLVTAAGGGGTSVPSCDACATEHKVELPLIRLVKAAAVREARIGDLVRYTLSVENVGERDLIGGNIVDMPPAGFTYVEGSLQVVDGDNMASVSGQSPLRFEGIDVRAGETATLAYLMRVGAGVRQGTHINQAQVYSGQNVPVSNPATAQVELVGDPLVDESLIFGTVFDDRDGDGWQDSAELTGLTVQGGFAPDAYVPGSTTVDRGKGMTPEPDASAPLLHGIRLDGIGARQSEADPIDKHRIVIRQRLTVPTFTDDFVLTNGQGVTVRMNAAGETRVEKSGDAAKGLNGADPRVTRNVSQGEGGYVVDYIVENAGIDERGIPGVRIASVEGLVMETDQYGRYHLEGVPGGLWQRGRNFILKVDPTTLPDGAAFTTDNPLLRRITPGLPVRFDWGVKLPVALIEGRTETIELELGRVIFAPGSAEVREQYLPVIERMAAKVNEYQGGEVVIDANGDTEALAFDRAEAVKAALLPRLDPASAQNLVITARGRVDDPSSMVVGIDEGGALLGTVLFDTDKSDIRPEFGPLLDKVATWIAKQGGGVIAIVGHTDVRASFDYNTALGMRRARAVYDAIAERVPPDIRTKFRVESSNDPTAPVGEQK, encoded by the coding sequence TTGACCCTCACCGATACGCTTGGGACGGGTCTGGATTTCACAGCGGTTACCGATGCCGGAGCTTTCACCTGCAACGCGGCGAACCCGCTGGTCTGCACGCTGCCCGCGGGCACGGCCGTCGGCACCTATAGCCTCACCTATACCGCCACGGTGAATGCGAGCGCCACTGGAACGGTCAGCAACGCCGTCCTCGGCTCTGGCCCGGATAGCCCCACCTGCATCGGCGATTGCGACATCGACACGCCCGTCATCGCGCCTGCCGTCACCTATGCCAAGACCGCCAGCACCGCGGGACCGGTCTCGAGCGGAGACGTGATCACCTTCACGCTGACAACGACCGTCGCGAACTCGCAGACCACCTCGGACGTGGTGCTGCTGACCGACACGCTTGGCACCGGCCTCGACTTCACCGCCGTCGTCAGCGCCGGCGCCTACAGCGTCGATGCATCCGGCGCCCCGGTCGTGCGCTTTACCTTGCCGGCCGGGACCGGTCCGGGCACATACAGCGTCGTCTATACCGCAACCGTCAACGCCTCGGCGACAGGGACGGTCAGCAATGTCGTCGTCGGCTCGGGCAACGACAATCCGACCTGTACCACGCAGTGCGGCACCGATACGCCGGTCGAGGACTCATCGGTCACTTACTCGAAGAGCGCTAACGCGACCCAGGTGAAGGTGGGCGATGTCATCAGCTACACGCTGACCGCCACCGTCGCCAATTCGGCTACCACCGGGGTCGTCACGCTCACCGACACGCTCGGAACCGGTCTCGACTTCACCGCCGTCACCAGTGCCGGTATCTTCACCTGCAACGCGGCGAACCCGCTGGTCTGCACGCTGCCTGCCGGCACCGTGCCTGGCACATACAGTCTCACCTACACCGCCACCGTGAACGCGAGCGCGACCGGCAGCGTAACCAACGCCGTGCGGGGATCTGGTCCAGACAATCCGTCCTGCACGGGCAGCTGCGACACCGATACGCCCGTGATCGCGCCTGCGGTCAGCTATGCCAAGACCGCGGACACGGCGGGTCCGGTCTCGACCGGCGATGTCATCACCTTCACGCTGACGACGACGGTTGCCAATTCGCAGACCACGTCGGACATCGTGCTCCTGACCGATACGCTTGGCACGGGCCTCGATTTCACGGCGGTCGTCAGTGCCGGCGCTTACACGGTCGACGCTTCGGGCGCGCCGATCGTGCGCTTCACCCTGCCTGCCGGCTCTGGCCCTGGCACCTACAGCGTCGTCTATACCGCAACCGTCAACGCGGCGGCGACCGGGATGGTCAGTAATGTCGTGGTCGGCTCGGGCGGCGACAATCCCACCTGTACCACCCAGTGCGGCACCGATACGCCCGTCGCCGATCCCGTGGTCACCTATGCCAAGAGCGTCTCGGCTCCCGGCACGCCCGTTCACGTCGGTGACGTCCTGACCTATACGCTGACCGCAACAGTCGCGAGCTCGCCCACCCGAGCTATCCTTACCCTGACCGATACGCTGGGTGCAGGGCTCGACTTCACGGCGGTCACCGATGCCGGCGCTTTCACCTGCAACGCGGCGAACCCGCTGGTCTGCACGCTGCCTGCCGGCACCGCGGTGGGCACCTACAGCCTCACCTACACCGCCACGGTGAATGCAAGCGCCACGGGCACGGTCAATAATGCGGTCGTCGGTTCGGGCGGCGACACGCCGACCTGCGCGGGAAGCTGCTCGACCGAAACACCGGTCGAAAATCCCACGGTGACCTACGCGAAATCGGTCACGGCGCCGGCTGCAACGGTCAGTGTCGGCGACGTCCTGACCTATACGCTGACGGCGACCATCACCAATTCGCCGACCACTGCCGTATTGACCCTGACGGACACAATGGGTGAAGGCCTCGACTTCACCGCGGTCACCAATGCCGGCGCCTTTGCCTGCAATGCGGCCAATCCGCTGGTCTGTACGCTGCCTGCGGGGACAGCGCCCGGCACCTACAGCCTCACCTACACCGCGACGGTGAATGCGAGCGCGACCGGAAGCGTGACCAATGCCGTAGCCGGCACGGGCGACGACAACCCAACCTGCGCGGGGAACTGCGGCACTGACACGCCACTGGCAGCCCCGGCTGTGACCTATGCCAAATCGGTGGCGGGTCCGGCCGAAGTGAAAGCCGGCGACGTCCTGACCTATACGCTGACCGCGACCGTCACCAATTCGGCGACGACCGCTATCCTGACCCTGACGGACACGCTGGGCACCGGTCTGGATTTCACCGCGGTCACCGATGCCGGGGTCTTCACCTGCAATGCGGCGAACCCGCTGATCTGCACCCTGCCGGCGGGAACCGCACCGGGCACCTACAGCCTGACCTATACGGCGACCGTCAACGCGCAGGCCTCTGGTTCGGTAACCAATACGGTCGTCGGCACGGGCGACAATACGCCCACGTGCGCAGGCAATTGCGGAACCGACACACCGGTCGCGGCGCCCGTCATCAGCGTCGTCAAGTCGGCCGATCCGGCAGCAGGCGAGACCGTTCAGGTGGGGCAGACGATCAACTATTCGCTGGTGGCGACCGTCGCCAACGGCGCGACGACCGAGCCGCTGACCTTGGTCGACACACCCGACCCGGGCCTGACGATCGTCAGCATGCCAGCCGGCTGCGTGGCGACCGGCGGGGAAATCACCTGCACGCTTCCCGCCGGCACGCCGGTCGGGACGCACAGCCTGACCTACACCGCGACCGTCAATGATCAGGCGGGCGAGATGGTCCGTAACCTGGTGACGGCTGCCGGTGGTGGCGGAACCTCGGTGCCGAGCTGCGACGCCTGCGCGACCGAACACAAGGTCGAACTGCCGCTCATCCGCCTCGTCAAGGCCGCCGCGGTGCGCGAGGCCAGGATCGGCGATCTGGTCCGCTACACGCTCTCGGTCGAGAATGTCGGCGAGCGCGACCTGATCGGCGGTAACATCGTCGATATGCCGCCGGCCGGTTTCACCTATGTCGAAGGTTCGCTGCAGGTCGTCGACGGTGACAATATGGCCAGCGTCTCTGGCCAGAGTCCGCTGCGGTTCGAAGGCATCGACGTTCGCGCTGGGGAGACCGCCACGCTCGCCTATCTGATGCGGGTCGGGGCCGGCGTCCGCCAGGGCACGCACATCAACCAGGCCCAGGTCTATTCGGGCCAGAATGTGCCCGTATCCAATCCGGCGACGGCGCAGGTCGAGCTGGTCGGCGATCCCTTGGTCGATGAGAGCCTGATCTTCGGCACGGTCTTCGATGACCGCGACGGCGACGGTTGGCAGGACAGCGCAGAACTGACGGGTCTGACGGTCCAGGGTGGTTTCGCACCGGACGCCTATGTGCCCGGCTCGACCACGGTCGATCGCGGCAAGGGCATGACACCCGAACCCGATGCGAGCGCTCCCCTCCTGCATGGCATCCGTCTTGACGGCATCGGCGCACGTCAGTCCGAGGCCGATCCGATCGACAAGCATCGGATCGTGATCCGCCAGCGGCTGACTGTGCCGACCTTCACCGACGATTTCGTCCTCACCAACGGTCAGGGTGTCACGGTTCGCATGAATGCGGCCGGCGAGACCCGGGTCGAGAAGAGCGGCGATGCGGCCAAGGGCCTGAACGGTGCCGACCCACGGGTGACACGCAATGTCTCACAAGGCGAAGGCGGCTATGTGGTCGACTATATCGTCGAGAATGCCGGCATTGACGAACGCGGCATTCCCGGCGTGCGCATCGCTTCGGTCGAAGGTCTCGTCATGGAGACCGATCAATATGGCCGCTATCATCTGGAAGGCGTGCCCGGCGGTCTATGGCAGCGCGGCCGCAACTTCATCCTGAAGGTCGATCCCACCACCCTGCCTGACGGTGCGGCGTTCACGACGGACAACCCGCTGCTGCGCCGGATCACCCCGGGCCTGCCCGTCCGGTTCGACTGGGGCGTGAAGCTGCCTGTCGCACTGATCGAAGGCCGCACCGAGACGATCGAACTGGAGTTGGGCCGCGTGATCTTCGCGCCGGGCAGCGCCGAGGTGCGGGAGCAGTACCTCCCGGTGATCGAGCGGATGGCCGCCAAGGTGAATGAATATCAGGGCGGTGAAGTGGTTATCGACGCCAACGGCGACACAGAGGCGCTGGCGTTCGATCGCGCCGAGGCGGTGAAGGCAGCCCTCCTCCCCCGGCTGGATCCGGCCTCGGCGCAAAATCTCGTCATTACCGCGCGCGGCCGGGTCGACGATCCGTCCTCAATGGTGGTCGGGATCGACGAGGGCGGAGCTCTGCTGGGAACCGTCCTGTTCGACACCGACAAGTCGGACATCAGGCCCGAGTTCGGACCGTTGCTCGACAAGGTTGCGACCTGGATCGCCAAGCAGGGCGGCGGGGTCATCGCGATCGTGGGCCACACCGATGTCCGCGCGTCATTCGACTACAACACGGCGCTCGGCATGCGGCGCGCCAGGGCGGTCTATGACGCGATCGCCGAACGGGTTCCACCAGACATCCGAACAAAATTCCGTGTCGAGAGCAGCAACGATCCGACGGCCCCCGTCGGCGAGCAGAAGTGA